One genomic region from Amphiprion ocellaris isolate individual 3 ecotype Okinawa chromosome 20, ASM2253959v1, whole genome shotgun sequence encodes:
- the myct1b gene encoding myc target protein 1 homolog encodes MAQNETHPILEILQSFNVGDMILAFCLSVLVGLVLGALIYVLLTWASRRRATARITRRSKKKSGTSQARDPTGSQLGLYRSTFLSVYRQPSLEPVGPLGSKPGAETSTFRPLAKKSRPSLDMGEDTQVTEDTVASSDSTSLVPNKRHSFWLGNNGLKGFLPSQTPPPAYDSVIHAFEETCT; translated from the exons atggcacaaaatgaaacacatccCATTTTGGAAATACTGCAATCATTTAATGTTG GCGATATGATTCTGGCCTTTTGTCTGTCAGTGCTGGTGGGCCTGGTGCTGGGCGCTTTGATCTACGTTCTGCTGACCTGGGCGTCGAGGCGCCGGGCCACGGCCAGGATCACCAGGCGCTCCAAAAAGAAATCTGGCACTTCACAAGCACGTGACCCCACAGGCAGCCAGCTGGGCCTCTACAGAAGCACTTTCCTGAGCGTCTACAGACAACCTTCCCTCGAGCCGGTGGGGCCTCTGGGGAGCAAACCGGGAGCAGAGACCTCCACCTTTCGGCCTCTGGCCAAGAAGAGCAGGCCCAGTCTGGACATGGGAGAAGACACCCAGGTGACCGAGGACACGGTAGCTTCGTCTGATTCAACCTCCCTGGTGCCAAACAAGAGACATTCATTCTGGCTGGGCAACAACGGACTGAAAGGATTCCTGCCCTCTCAGACGCCCCCTCCGGCATACGACAGTGTCATCCACGCCTTTGAGGAGACGTGCACTTGA